A region of the Litchfieldia alkalitelluris genome:
TATATAACTAAAAAACGCTATTATTTATCCTTTAAAAACCTCTAGTTACCCCAATAACAAACAAAAACCACCAACCAATAGCTTCCTCTTATCCAAGAAATGACTATTAATCAGTGGTTTTTATATTCAAATATTGCTCTCACCTTTACTACGATCAGCAATTTCTTCAATAATTCCTAAAAATAATCCGAACCCGAAAAAGACCATTGATGCTAGGATGATTCCTCCGCCTAATAGTGCCATGAAAGAGGAAGCGCTGAATCCGCTTACAACCAATCCGACTATTACAAGAAATGCTCCAAAAGAAATGCCGATAGTTGAAACAGTTCTTACGGTTTGCATCTTTTGCTTGTATTCTTCCATCATCGTAATCAACTCCTTATACTGAATATTCTATACTATGTCACAAAATTGTCAATCTTTTTTACTATTTTATTCACAATTAGAGCTTTTAGTTCACTTTTTTTAAAAAAATAGACCTTGTAATTATTACTAATATGTGATAGTGAGACCGGTGCAGAGCTAGCTGATTACAGTCTGCAAATTAATGAAGTCTATACTGAAATCTCATGTTTTAAAAAAATATATATATATACAAACATATGTTCTATAATGTAGAATGAAATAAAAAAGGGGGATACAAACTTTGAACACAATTTTAAATGAGTATGTTAAATTCACAGAAAAACTTTCATTGCTTATGAATATAGAAGAAGTGGATGCGAATAAGTCTATAAATGAGGGGAAATGGTCACCAAAAGAAGTGATTGCGCATATTTATCGTTGGGATATTTTCTTAATGGAGAAGGGGATACCTGAGATAATTAAGGATTACAAAATAAATTTTCCATCTCATGATCAATATAATGCTGAATCGGTTGTGTTCTCAAAAACAGTTGATTTTAAAACACTATTAAAAATGACAGCAGAATTAAGAATAAAATTCGTTCAAATGCTTTCAGAATTGAACTTAGACAAACAAATAAGGGTTAATGGTTTTACTCATGATCCACACACCAATCAGGAATATACTCTTAAGTACCTTATTACTGGGTTTGTTGAGCATGATCAGCATCACTTTAAGCCGCTAGAAAAATGTTTAACTCGAAACTAACAAAAAAGCAGTGGTAATCTCGATGATAGAGAGCCACTGCTTTTTTATATGATATCAATCAATTTCTTCTGTCTTGCTGCAGGCACCATCGGCTCTCTGGTCTAAGCCAGTCGCTCGGAAGGAAGAAAGAGCCTTCCGTCAGAAGCCTAGCTTATGCTTTTCGCCGATAGGTGGGCGTCACTTCGCTTTTCTTTTCATCAACCTGTATTACGTAAACCAGCAGCAATTCCGTTGATTGTAAGTAACACTTCAATCACTAAGTCATCACTTGGTTCTTCTTCCTCACGAAGCGAACGAATAAGTTCAACCTGTAGGTAGTTTAGAGGGTCAACGTATGGATTACGTCTACGAACAGATTCTTGGATATTTGGATTTTGGTCAAGTAAATCCTTGTCATTACTTATTTTAAGCAAGATACTCTTTGTGAGGTTGTATTCTTCTACAATGTCTCCAAAGATTCGCTGAGCGATCGTTTGATCTTCAACAAGATCGATATATTCTTTAGCAGCCATAATATCTGCTTTCATTAGGGCCATTTGGAGATTATCAACTGTTGAACGGAAAAATGGCCATTTTTGGTACATCTCTTGTAACATCGCAAGCTTTTCTTCGCCTTGATTTGCATAGTTTGCTAAGCCTGTTCCTGCTGCATACCATGCCGGGAAGAGTTGACGGCTTTGTGTCCAAGCAAAAACCCATGGAATTGCACGTAAATCTTCAAAGCGTGAACTGTTTTTTCGAGCCATTGGCCTTGAACCAATATTTAGTTCACCAAGCTCCAAGAGTGGTGTAGCTTGTTTAAAGTATGTTAAGAAATCAGGATCCTTGAAAACAAGTGATTGATATTTTGCAAGGGATACTTCAGAGATTTCTTCCATGGCAAGTTCCCATTCCGGCTTGCGATCATATGCATTCACTTCATCATCTGAGACATGTGCAGCTGCTTTTAATAAAGTCGCCGCCGCTTGCTCTAAGCTACGGTGTGCGATTTCTGGAATCAAATATCTAGATGATAGTACTTCACCTTGTTCCGTAATTTTCACTCCATCACCAAGTGTTTCTCTTGGCTGTGATAAGATGCTTCGATTTAATGGACCACCACCACGACCAAGTGAACCGCCACGACCGTGGAAAAACTTTAGTCGGATTTCATAGTTTTTGGCCATATCATGGATTTCCTTCTGGGCTCTGAACAGCTTCCAGTTGGCTGTTAACGTTCCACCATCTTTACTTCCATCAGAATATCCAAGCATGATTTCTTGGTGGTTATCTCTGATTTCTAAATGGCGACGGTAAAAGTCCATTTGAAATAACGTTTCCATAATTTTCGGACCGGCCACCAGATCATCAACGGTTTCTAATAATGGTGCTACATTTAAGTAACTTTCCACTCGTCCATCTGCATGAAGGCGATAGATACCAAACTCTTTTGCTAGCACAAGCACTTCTAATAAATCACTTGCAGCTTGTGTCATACTTACTAAGTATACCTCGATTGAACGTTCACCAAATTCTTTATGTGCATCCTTAATCATTTTAAAGACCTTTAAGATTTCCTGAGTTTCTTTTGAATAATCTTCATCTGTCAGTAAAACTGGTCTAGGATCTTTTAATACTTTTTCTAGAGTCGATAGCTTTTCTGCTTCAGATAGCTTTGAATAATCTTCTGCGATGCCTACCTTCTTGAAAATTTCGGAAACTGCAAGTTCATGTTCTCCACTATGGTTACGAATATCCAGTGATGCAAGGTGGAATCCGAATAATTGGACCTGACGAATAAGCTT
Encoded here:
- a CDS encoding DinB family protein codes for the protein MNTILNEYVKFTEKLSLLMNIEEVDANKSINEGKWSPKEVIAHIYRWDIFLMEKGIPEIIKDYKINFPSHDQYNAESVVFSKTVDFKTLLKMTAELRIKFVQMLSELNLDKQIRVNGFTHDPHTNQEYTLKYLITGFVEHDQHHFKPLEKCLTRN
- the ppc gene encoding phosphoenolpyruvate carboxylase → MAAEIKLNDSSSPLRRDVKNLGNILGQILVYHGGVELVNIVERIRKMAIDLRTEYKEELYSELKSEIRSLKPPLRQHVIRAFSVYFHLVNIAEQNHRIRRRREYQLQSDQIVQPLSLEGAVNSLIDHQVPENEIENILSTLSLELIITAHPTESTKRTVLEIQKRIASILQQFDNMMLTKKEKVELEEQLMNEVTVLWQTDELRYRKPSVMDEVLNGLYYFDETLFDILPDIHQELEDSLKVKYPSKAWDVPNFLRFGSWIGGDRDGNPNVTPEVTWQTLNAHRKLVLTKYEQALIALMKRFSYSTTRVKVTEDLINAVTEGEAFLSDDKKWLIENEIYRRNFAIIIERLRQIGHSEFGYDNSEQLINDLSIIRQSAKKHQPSERELKELNKLIRQVQLFGFHLASLDIRNHSGEHELAVSEIFKKVGIAEDYSKLSEAEKLSTLEKVLKDPRPVLLTDEDYSKETQEILKVFKMIKDAHKEFGERSIEVYLVSMTQAASDLLEVLVLAKEFGIYRLHADGRVESYLNVAPLLETVDDLVAGPKIMETLFQMDFYRRHLEIRDNHQEIMLGYSDGSKDGGTLTANWKLFRAQKEIHDMAKNYEIRLKFFHGRGGSLGRGGGPLNRSILSQPRETLGDGVKITEQGEVLSSRYLIPEIAHRSLEQAAATLLKAAAHVSDDEVNAYDRKPEWELAMEEISEVSLAKYQSLVFKDPDFLTYFKQATPLLELGELNIGSRPMARKNSSRFEDLRAIPWVFAWTQSRQLFPAWYAAGTGLANYANQGEEKLAMLQEMYQKWPFFRSTVDNLQMALMKADIMAAKEYIDLVEDQTIAQRIFGDIVEEYNLTKSILLKISNDKDLLDQNPNIQESVRRRNPYVDPLNYLQVELIRSLREEEEPSDDLVIEVLLTINGIAAGLRNTG